A portion of the Chloroflexota bacterium genome contains these proteins:
- a CDS encoding cytochrome c maturation protein CcmE, with protein MMLRNKKFLISGLLILIAVSYLAYTGFESSAIYYYTVSELTEQDESVRNTNVRVNGQVDVNSVEHNSTGSSALEFIITEGGESFPVIYQGIVPDTFGAGREIVIEGYLDSEGVFQADTILTKCPSKYEPGD; from the coding sequence ATGATGCTACGAAATAAGAAATTCCTTATCAGTGGGCTTTTGATACTTATTGCCGTAAGCTATCTCGCCTATACTGGTTTTGAAAGTTCGGCCATTTATTATTACACGGTCAGCGAACTCACAGAGCAAGATGAATCCGTTCGTAATACTAACGTTCGCGTAAATGGGCAGGTTGATGTTAACTCTGTGGAACACAATTCGACCGGCAGTTCTGCATTAGAGTTCATAATTACAGAAGGTGGGGAAAGCTTTCCTGTCATTTACCAAGGGATAGTCCCTGATACCTTCGGCGCGGGACGTGAAATCGTAATTGAAGGTTACCTTGATTCAGAGGGAGTATTCCAGGCAGATACAATTTTGACCAAATGTCCTTCCAAATACGAGCCTGGGGATTAG
- the ccsA gene encoding cytochrome c biogenesis protein CcsA, with the protein MAVTGYVLLWGALLASVYSAIAYQIGTRKKLSRLVVSANDGLVAAFLFISASVAVLLFAILTHNFQIEYVASYTSRDTSFFYLLSGLWAGNAGSLLFWAWLISLFATIFLLRKKDINEELLPHASSVIMLVQAFFLILLLAVSNPFRTLQVAPPDGRGLNPMLENIGMILHPPALLAGYVGFTIPFALVIAALLTRQFSGTWLSEARKWALLSWLLLGVGNIIGAWWAYVELGWGGYWAWDPVENAGLMPWLTATAFLHSNVMQSRKGVMKTWNLSLIVLTFLLAIFGTFLTRSGVLSSVHTFGESRLGPFFLVFLGIAFLISFGLIYYYKDELKARMQTQSFVSKEFAFQLATWLLVGATLIILVGTIFPALSEAVRGVKIVVEESFFNRVNGPIFLVLVLLAGICIAISWRQDSALNLLRRFFWPFLATVLFVVILIAAIDVIWYVTIFLSLCFLTFLIILKEWGREVRARHRSSSENYARAFWKLLQGNRPHFGAYIVHLSIAFIAAGVIGSSFLAMEKEIELQQGESITIKNYTLTYEDLAYSETASKQIVTATISAQHNQNFIGVLKPEKYFHRNYEQPVTEVAIRSSPLEDLYVILAGWDTNGTAAFKVLVNPMVIWIWVGGGLLALGGVVAYWPTRKRQRMTTRTGVVSEPERDIETEIEKKVLELRRKRSFLCPNCGGKYQENSRFCSQCGAKLRGD; encoded by the coding sequence ATGGCAGTAACCGGCTATGTCCTTCTATGGGGGGCATTATTAGCCTCTGTCTATTCGGCTATTGCGTATCAGATTGGAACAAGAAAGAAATTATCCAGACTTGTTGTAAGTGCCAATGATGGCCTTGTAGCCGCATTTTTGTTTATTTCGGCATCGGTAGCGGTTTTACTGTTTGCCATTCTCACCCACAATTTCCAGATTGAGTATGTTGCTTCATACACCAGCCGTGATACTTCTTTTTTCTATCTTTTGAGCGGGCTCTGGGCTGGTAACGCCGGCTCTCTGCTGTTCTGGGCATGGCTCATTTCCCTCTTCGCGACAATTTTTCTACTTCGCAAGAAAGATATAAACGAAGAACTGTTACCCCATGCCTCTTCTGTCATAATGCTTGTTCAGGCGTTCTTCCTTATCCTGCTATTAGCAGTGTCAAATCCATTTCGCACTCTCCAGGTGGCCCCTCCAGATGGAAGAGGACTTAACCCCATGCTGGAAAATATCGGCATGATATTACATCCTCCTGCTCTATTAGCGGGATATGTCGGCTTTACAATTCCGTTTGCTCTGGTTATCGCCGCTTTATTAACCAGGCAGTTCAGTGGGACCTGGTTGTCAGAAGCAAGAAAATGGGCATTATTATCCTGGCTCTTATTGGGGGTAGGAAATATCATAGGTGCCTGGTGGGCATATGTTGAGCTGGGCTGGGGCGGTTATTGGGCCTGGGACCCCGTTGAAAATGCCGGATTAATGCCATGGCTAACAGCGACCGCTTTTCTCCATTCCAATGTAATGCAGAGCAGAAAAGGCGTAATGAAAACCTGGAATCTGTCATTAATAGTATTGACTTTCCTTCTGGCCATTTTCGGCACCTTCCTTACCAGAAGTGGAGTCCTTTCTTCTGTTCATACCTTTGGCGAATCCCGTCTGGGTCCTTTCTTTTTAGTTTTTCTGGGCATCGCCTTTCTCATTTCATTCGGATTAATTTACTACTATAAAGATGAGCTTAAAGCCAGAATGCAGACCCAGTCTTTCGTTTCCAAGGAATTTGCGTTTCAGTTGGCTACCTGGCTTCTTGTTGGCGCGACGCTGATAATACTCGTTGGCACCATATTCCCGGCCCTGTCCGAAGCTGTAAGAGGCGTTAAAATAGTGGTCGAAGAGTCCTTCTTCAACCGTGTAAATGGGCCTATTTTCCTGGTTCTGGTGCTCCTTGCCGGCATTTGCATAGCCATCAGCTGGCGTCAGGATTCAGCCCTTAACCTGCTCCGGAGATTCTTCTGGCCTTTCCTGGCTACCGTGCTTTTTGTCGTGATACTTATTGCAGCCATCGACGTGATATGGTACGTTACCATATTCCTATCACTGTGCTTCTTAACTTTCCTGATTATCCTGAAAGAATGGGGCCGTGAAGTAAGGGCCCGACACAGGTCAAGTTCGGAGAACTATGCCAGAGCATTCTGGAAACTACTTCAGGGAAATCGCCCTCACTTCGGTGCATACATCGTTCACCTTTCCATCGCCTTCATAGCCGCCGGTGTTATTGGCTCATCATTCCTCGCGATGGAAAAGGAAATCGAGCTTCAACAGGGAGAATCAATAACAATCAAAAACTATACTTTGACCTATGAGGATTTAGCCTACTCCGAAACTGCCAGCAAACAGATAGTAACCGCCACTATTTCGGCTCAACATAATCAAAATTTCATTGGAGTATTGAAACCGGAAAAATACTTCCACCGAAACTATGAGCAGCCGGTAACAGAAGTGGCAATTCGTTCCAGCCCTCTTGAAGACCTTTACGTTATACTGGCCGGCTGGGACACAAATGGTACAGCGGCCTTTAAAGTGCTGGTCAATCCTATGGTTATCTGGATATGGGTTGGAGGTGGTCTGTTAGCTTTGGGAGGAGTAGTCGCCTATTGGCCAACAAGGAAACGGCAAAGAATGACGACAAGAACCGGCGTTGTGTCAGAACCAGAACGTGATATTGAAACAGAAATAGAAAAGAAGGTTCTTGAACTGAGACGAAAACGCAGCTTTTTATGCCCGAATTGTGGAGGAAAATATCAGGAGAATAGTCGTTTCTGTTCTCAATGTGGTGCCAAGCTGAGAGGTGATTAA
- a CDS encoding DUF2207 domain-containing protein, whose protein sequence is MFSLLLSPASVSAAETGTGTIEGQIINGTENGGSVDSQEVILTTYLGDEEMETESTTTDSDGFFRFSEISTEPGLSNDVEIHYQEVEYRSERLVFDDDNLIKSIVLTVYDATENPEAIQIELAHIIIYVEPDILHVEEYLLFINESDKAYVGTTSSNDESIRESLKFSLPKGASELEVSHGLMDCCIIITENGIVDSMPVLPGPKEIVYSYHIYPNSKKYVFSEGVNYPIKNLTLLIQGDNIDISSEQLFAGEPLSIESATFNHLTGNNIAQGEQVSVQLSDLPITRNSADIVWLALILAILCGGFLFVFILRRRKLVLEVPLESKEKAYQEVLTELAQLDNDFEDGKIDKEAYLRLRAEKKSQLLQSAKSIKGNAGNQ, encoded by the coding sequence ATGTTCTCACTGCTTCTATCACCCGCATCAGTATCCGCAGCGGAAACCGGTACAGGCACGATAGAAGGTCAGATAATAAACGGCACGGAAAATGGTGGCAGTGTTGATAGTCAAGAAGTAATCCTGACAACTTATCTCGGTGATGAAGAGATGGAGACGGAATCCACAACCACTGATAGCGATGGCTTCTTTCGCTTTTCAGAGATATCAACGGAGCCCGGTCTCAGTAACGATGTAGAAATTCATTACCAAGAAGTTGAATACAGAAGTGAGCGTCTTGTCTTTGATGATGATAATCTTATTAAGTCCATCGTACTTACTGTCTATGATGCTACCGAGAATCCTGAAGCCATTCAGATAGAACTGGCACACATTATAATCTACGTGGAGCCCGATATTTTACACGTGGAAGAGTACTTATTATTTATCAATGAATCCGACAAAGCTTACGTTGGTACGACAAGTTCCAATGATGAAAGCATCCGGGAATCATTAAAATTCTCTCTTCCTAAAGGTGCCTCTGAACTAGAAGTAAGCCATGGGCTCATGGACTGCTGTATTATCATTACTGAAAACGGCATAGTCGATAGTATGCCAGTCTTGCCCGGACCGAAAGAAATAGTATATTCATATCATATTTACCCTAACTCAAAGAAATATGTATTTTCAGAAGGCGTTAACTATCCTATAAAAAATCTGACTCTCCTGATCCAGGGAGATAATATTGATATTTCCAGTGAGCAGCTATTTGCTGGCGAGCCGTTATCTATCGAAAGCGCCACTTTCAACCATCTAACCGGTAATAATATCGCCCAGGGAGAACAGGTATCTGTTCAGCTATCTGACCTTCCAATTACACGTAATTCCGCAGATATAGTATGGCTCGCGTTAATCCTGGCGATACTTTGCGGAGGTTTCCTCTTTGTTTTTATCCTGCGGCGGAGGAAATTAGTACTCGAAGTGCCGCTCGAGAGCAAAGAGAAAGCGTACCAGGAAGTTTTAACGGAACTGGCCCAACTGGACAACGATTTCGAAGATGGTAAAATAGATAAAGAGGCCTATCTCCGGTTGCGAGCCGAGAAGAAATCGCAGTTACTGCAATCGGCAAAGAGTATTAAAGGAAACGCTGGCAATCAGTAA